A DNA window from Synergistota bacterium contains the following coding sequences:
- a CDS encoding flagellin translates to MRIDIDSLNTDGLGISDLTVLTREEAELAIEKVTKATEKISTARSKLGAYQNRLEHTIKNLRIMEVNVQAAESRIRDADMALEMMQFVRLQILHQSGTAMLAQANQLPQSVLQLLR, encoded by the coding sequence ATGAGAATAGACATAGATTCTCTTAATACGGATGGGTTGGGAATATCTGATCTCACGGTTCTGACCAGAGAAGAAGCGGAGCTTGCCATAGAGAAGGTTACCAAAGCTACGGAGAAGATATCTACTGCGCGCTCAAAGCTTGGAGCCTATCAAAATCGCTTAGAGCACACAATCAAAAATCTGAGAATAATGGAGGTTAATGTTCAGGCTGCTGAGTCAAGAATAAGGGATGCGGATATGGCGCTGGAGATGATGCAGTTTGTGAGACTGCAGATACTTCACCAGTCTGGTACTGCTATGCTTGCTCAGGCTAATCAGCTTCCGCAGTCGGTTCTCCAGCTTTTAAGATAG